The Limnochorda sp. LNt genome includes a region encoding these proteins:
- a CDS encoding cupredoxin domain-containing protein has translation MKGWRRRQARRRAASALAVGLLLVMATVALAAQQEQVLRVDLQEWQLGFRTVEVQGGRLRVEVVNGGRLHHAFEIRGPVGGAGFTVATETLQPGQRAVLVLELPAGEYEVFCPVPGHAQAGMTGRLVVRAGG, from the coding sequence ATGAAAGGCTGGCGACGGCGACAGGCGCGCAGGCGGGCAGCGTCGGCCCTGGCGGTGGGGCTCCTGCTGGTCATGGCGACCGTGGCCCTGGCCGCTCAGCAGGAGCAGGTGCTGCGGGTCGACCTGCAGGAGTGGCAGCTGGGCTTCCGCACGGTGGAGGTCCAGGGCGGGCGGCTCCGGGTGGAGGTGGTCAACGGCGGCCGCTTGCACCACGCCTTCGAGATCCGGGGGCCGGTGGGCGGCGCGGGCTTCACCGTGGCCACCGAGACGCTGCAACCGGGGCAGCGAGCCGTGCTGGTGCTGGAGCTGCCGGCGGGGGAGTACGAGGTCTTCTGCCCCGTGCCGGGCCACGCGCAGGCCGGGATGACGGGGCGCCTGGTGGTGAGGGCGGGCGGCTGA
- a CDS encoding VOC family protein: protein MRRLHGLVFVTDMTRSVAFYRTLFQREPTYQSEHWTEFEVGGARLGLHTWDGQGSPAGAGTVRLFFEVEDIEAEKARLEQAGVRLRGQIVDLEGAGRDLLFEDPDGHVLELWQPPEKVSR from the coding sequence ATGCGCCGGCTGCACGGTCTGGTCTTCGTGACCGACATGACACGCTCGGTAGCCTTCTACCGCACGCTGTTCCAGCGGGAGCCCACGTATCAGTCCGAGCACTGGACCGAGTTCGAGGTGGGCGGGGCCCGCCTGGGCCTGCACACGTGGGATGGCCAGGGGTCCCCCGCGGGAGCCGGTACCGTGCGTCTTTTCTTCGAGGTGGAGGACATCGAGGCGGAGAAGGCGCGCCTGGAGCAGGCCGGTGTCCGCCTTCGCGGCCAGATCGTGGACCTCGAGGGCGCCGGCCGCGACCTCCTCTTCGAGGACCCCGACGGCCACGTGCTCGAGCTCTGGCAACCGCCCGAGAAGGTCTCGCGCTAG